ACAAATCAGAGATTAAAAGAGATCGAAGCTTTCTGAGATCAAATGGTTCTGACGATGAAGGTAAAGAGGAGACATTTATATTCCAACCGTTCGATATTGCCATGTTTACGGCTGGCACAGGCGTCGTTACCGcgctgcagctgctgttgaCGGAGAACCCCTTCAGAGGAACCATAGATTTGTTCTACTCGTGCCATTCCTACGATGAACTTGGGCCTCTAGGGACCATTCTCAGGACCCTCGAAAGGAGCAATAGAGTGCGGCTTCACGTAATTGAGTCCCGCAATCGATCTTCGAGAGCtgagaatctcaagatCATTTCTAAGTCTATCCTGCCGCCCTCGCCGTATACTGGGCAGGTCCCTTACAAGGGCAAAAAATCCTCGATCCTCGAGCCTGTATTATCACTGGTGTGCGGTCCCGAAGGCTACGTGGCTGCGATAGCAGGCCCCAAATATGAGCCGGCGCAAGGGCCCGTACTTGGACTGcttgagaagaagcagtggACTAGCGACAATGTTTATAAACTTTCATAGATGCTCATGGTACGAGGCAAGGTTGGAGATGTTGTAACATTCCTAGATTGTATAAACCCACCATAAAGATGCAGTGAGATCGGTTTGCTGTAGTTTAGCCGGATATGTTGCAATTCGCGATCTAAGCGTCCAAGATGAAGACTATGTCAAAGACACTATCTTACAACATCGAGCAGTAAAAGCAGCAAAGATCATCAGTTAATAAACTTCTTACATGCTACAGAGAAGGGTTTACGTTCTCCGGCGATATGCTAGCACTGTCCAAAGGATAGAGAACAAAGTGCGGTCGCAGGATGTACCAAAAGATGCCACTATATTCAGTATGATCCAGCCAACAGGCAGGTTCCATCTAGGCAATTATTTGGGTGCTGCAAGAGTATGGAGAGACTTGTGTGATATAAAGCAAGATGGGCAGAGACTGTTGTTTGGAGTTGCTGACTTGCATGCCATTACGATTTCAAAGCCCCAGGTTGAACAATTTCGACAATTGAGAATGGAGGCGATTGCCAGTATATTGTCCTGTGGAATAGATCCTTCCAAGGCGTCTGTGATGCACCAGTCGAGTATACCTCAGCATTCGCAGCTTCACTGGCTGCTCTCGACGTTTGCTAACATGGGATACCTAAACAGAATGACCCAATGGAAGGCCAAATCGAACATTAGAGATTCGGATTCAGACTCTGCGTCATTGGGCAAAGTTAAACTAGGATTGTTTTCTTATCCTGTTTTGCAGGCGGCTGATATCCTCATCTACAAGTCCACACATGTCCCAGTTGGTGACGATCAGAGCCAGCATCTGGAGTTGACAAGACATCTAGCtgagcagttcaacaaTTTCTACAATACTACAGTTTTTCCGATACCCACGACGATACTGGCACCGACTAAGAAGATTCTTAGCCTAACCTGTactgcaaagaaaatgTCAAAGAGCGACAGCAATCAGGACTCTGTCATATATCTCAATGACGAACCAGAAACTATCGGCAGGAAAGTAAGAAAAGCCGTCACTGACAGCACGACTGATCGTTTCCATTACGACCCTGTGAATAGACCTGGGGTATCGAATTTAATTAACATCGTAAGCGGCGTCTTGCGAAGCCCAGTTGAGGACATCGAGAGAGATATACAACGGTTCAAcaattttcaagatctcaaGTCATATGTGACAGAGGTGATCGTCGAGGAATTGAGAGAACCTCGGACACTGTTTAAGCGTTATATGAGTGAACCAGGCTACTTGGAGAAAGTTGTGGGAAAAGGcactgaagaagcagccGCCATAGCAGAAAAAAACATCAAAGAGGTCATGGAAGTCATGGGACTCTAGGTTTGCTCAGCTGAGACTTGTAAATACGTATGCAAAGACTCTTGCAGATGGCGATGGAATATATACGGGCACGCGTCGAAATTAAAGTATATTATCCAGGAGACCTAGAGCACTGGCATAGCCACTGGTTATCCTCTGTACATGCCTTTGATCAGCACACGCTATCAGTACATCCTTTAAGTGCTCTTTTCTGGATTTGCCAGCCAACATAGATTTTTCGTAGTCACCAGCATTGTAGAGCCATGACAAAACGTCGTCCAGACGATCTGTGTACCCAAGTTCACTGAGTCTAATGCAGTATATTACTAGCGTTTTTGAAAACTCGCTATTTTCCTGCAGTCTCAAAGTAACGAGTAATCTATTCTCGAGATGGGACAATGTTACGATTTCTTCCATGTTCTCAAAACCCTCCTTCATTAAAATGGTTCTTGCGAACCTTTGTAGGTTTTTTATCCTTCCCTTACGGTTCAACTCATCGTTCGTCTTGCGCTCAACGAAATTGATAATGCTCTTCTTGTCTTCTCTCACTGTTGAAGCCAGCTGGTGACCGTTTCCGGAATTCCACAGACTATCTCGTTTCTCTCCAGGACATATGGATCCTTGAAGGTTGTTTGTATTGGTCATATCCCAGTATTGGGACCCATAGGCCCACCAACCGTCGCTGATTAGAAGCCAGGTCTCCAAATCTTTGTCAAACATGTATCCATCGCCATTACTGAGAGTGACTAGTGGTACTCCATTTTCTGTGACCGCACATATGGTGATGTTTTCAGCTCTGGTTAAAATGTCGTCTGAGTAACGTAGCGATGGATTCAACAAAGGAAATATCGTATTTACCGGGAAATGaagctttttcttctcaataTCCCAGCAGTAGAGCTGCCCTATACTGGTCAGACACAAGAGGTATGATGCGCAGGCTTCCAGGAAACTGCAGGACATTCCAAGACACAAAGGCGGCAGAATTCTCTTACCTGTGTCCGAATACACGTACAGGAAGCCATCATTGGTACATAGCGCCCAAAAATTATTGCCCGATGTGCATATCGTGATGAACTTGGGTATAAGGTCCTGAAATAGGACCTTCTCTccctcttcctctttcgAAACCAGTCTAACAATCGAAGGTTTTTGTTCGTTGCCTGACCCGTTCTTGACTTCTAGTGTTAAGCTTTGGTTCTGAGCCGGCTTGTAATTGAAAGAGAGCCTTACCTTGGGTGTTGCCAATCTGACTTTAGAAAAGGCCACCAACGGCAGAATCAAACTAGTATCGAGAAAGTCAATTGGATCTAAGTCTTTTTTCTGCTTTTTCACACCGTTCATTCCTTTCGCTGCGTCGTTCTTCGGTCTTATTTTGAGATCCTTCGGTACTGCATACGACGGACCGCTGAATTCCATCGTTGTTCCCTGTGTTTTCTTCATAACCTGCGCaggctgcttcttctttccgCTCTTTTTACCATTACTTTTGGCGACATCCGACTTTTGTTGCGGCCAGAGGTTCTCGCCTTCGGTCTTGATCGACACCTTAGTGGCTGAATCGTCCGCGATCACCGGATCTGCCAATGGAGGGAGGCTTTTGTTGTTCCTCTGCAAAAGCTCAACCTCGCCCGGCGCCAGAGTCTCGCCCAGATCGTCTGGTTGGAAGGCGAACGTGTACAACACGTTGTCGCCGGAAATCGCAAACAGCTTGAGCCCGTCCTCAGACCACACCATATCGACAATCGGAGACTGAGAGAGCTGAATGGCTCCAAACAGCGGCTTCACACGTTTCGTGTTCCACACGACCACAGAGTTCTGCGTCGACCCCGACGTCGCCAGCAGGTTGTAGTTGCTCTTGGTCCCCTTCTTGGCGTTGCACTTGACGTACACCTTCGGCGAGAACTTGAGAGCCACGCATTCGTTGGCAGGCGGCGCCACCAGTGTCGCCGCCACCTGAAAGTTATCGTTCCGGTCGAGCAGAAGAATCGACGCCGACGACGACCCGCCGCTCCCCTTCACCGCGTTGACCACCGGCAGCACGTCTCCCTGCGGCGGCATCGATATCTTGTACCTGACCGGGTCCACCTTGACGCACTGCGCCAGCCtctgcagctgcttgaacGCGCCCGTCGCGCTGTACTGGTAAACCAGCACCGATCTGTCGGACGCCAGCACCGTGAATATCTGGCCCACAGGGTCCACGATCCCCGTGATCGGCTTGACCTCGGAGTCCAGCGCAATTCGACCCAACAACCTGAGCGAACGCGAGTCGAACAGATTCACGCCGTTCGGACCGCTTGTCAGAACGAAAAGCACCCCGCCGCTGCGCTCCAGCTTCACGTCAGTGATCGTACACGCGCTCCCGCACTCGAACACCGTCTCCCACCTCATATCGCTGCCCTGCAGCCACGAGCCGACCCGGGCTACCCAGTGCTCGGTGCCAAGAAACAGCTCTCGCTCGTCCCCGACCATAAACACAACCGATCTGTCGACCTGCCCGGGACCGTACCGCACCGCAAACGTCGAATCAACGCCCAATTGCTGGATCTTGGACCCATCGAACGCTGCCTCTGCCAGCCTCTGCTGCGACCAAACGTGCACGTGACCTCGCTCATCCGCTAATACCAGCCTGGAGCCGGCGCTCGCCAGCGCTGTGACGGTCTTGTTGTGTTCCCCCAGTGGGTATTTGAGCAGTTTCATAGTTGGGCAGCGACCAGCGACCTTTGCGTCCCAGTTTTGGCGGTTTTGTAAGGTGTTCTGTAGTATCAAAATTTTTAACCTTAGTAGAGAACAGCGATTCTCACGGGGAGAACTAGCAGGAAAGGCAGGGTTTTGGTACAGGAGAGCTGTTTGAGGGCTCGTTCGGTAGTGTTAATCGGCGGCAGCGAGAGTCGGAGTACTTGGCGAGAAACTGGGATCTCGAAATGGCCAATAAAGCGGGAGATGGCGCAACAGCAGAGGCGGCAGCAGCGCAGCGCAACGAGGGCCAGGATGTGGATGATGCAATGGGAGGAGTTACGGATTCTTCGGAGTACGTGGAGATGTGGATTGATCTGTTTCTGGGGCGCAAGGGACACGAGTATTTCTGCGACGTGGACCCGGAGTACATCACGGACCGGTTCAACCTGATCAACTTGCAGAAGACGGTGTCGAAGTTCACGCAGGTGGTGCAGTACATCGTCGACGAGCTGGACGAGTTTGTGCTGGAGGGGATGTCGCAGTCGCGGCTGGAGCAGCTCGAGAGCGACGCCCGCAAGTTCTACGGGCTGATCCACGCGCGGTACATCATCACGGTGAAGGGCCTGTCCAAGATGCTGACCAAGTACAAGAGCGCGGACTTTGGGCGGTGTCCCCGCGTGTACTGCAACTTCCAGCCGCTGCTTCCGGTCGGGCTGCACGACGTGCCGGGCATCGACTGCGTGAAGCTGTACTGTGCGTCGTGCGAGGACCTCTACATCCCCAAGTCGTCCAGACACAGCAGCATCGACGGGGCGTACTTCGGCACCAGCTTCCCGGGCATGTTCCTGCAGGCGTTCCCAGAGATGGTGCCCGAACACCCGGTCAAGAGATACGTCCCGAAGATCTTCGGCTTCGAGCTGCACAGGCAGGCGCAGCTGGCCCGCTGGCAGGAGCTGCAGCGGCGCAAACTCGCCGCCCGGCTCGGTGCTCTCCCCAGAGGTGGCTACAGAAAATAGCAGACCGGGTACGAGCACCGACTCTGTAATGTAAAACTACGACTAATGGTATTGATGTGGTCGCGACGCCCAATTGAGCCGTCTCGCAGCGCTGCGACCCGAGACGGGCAGCTTCAGCAGCGCTTTCAgctggtttcttcatctaAGAGAGCTACCGGTGCAATTTTTCGCTAAAAGCGGGTGTAATGCAGTCTTACCGATATACAAATATAAGAGTAAATCATTGTTAAAGTTAAATTAAAGTTGCATCTTGTGGAGTCTGTGCAAGTTGGCTGGTACCGGCAGGGTTGAGGATGAGAGAAGCTGTTTTTACTGTCGGTGGGATGAGCTGTAGCGCTTGCGTGAACACGATTACGTCGCAAACGGTGTCGGTGACCGGGGTTCAGGATTGCAAGGTTTCTCTGATGACTAGTGAGTGTTTTGTCAGGTATGACAGTTCGGAATGCAGTTTGGATGAACTAAAGGAGACGGTTGAGGATTGCGGGTTTGATTGCGAGCTTGTGAGGGATAGCGAGGTGCCGAATAGCGGGTTGCTGAAGCAGGGTTTGCTTACCGTGAGCGGGATGACTTGTGGAGCCTGTGTGGCGACTGTGACAAAACAGGTGGAAGGTCTGGCGGGAGTGTATGGGGCTGTCACGGCGCTTTTGACCGAGGAGTGTAGGGTGGATTTTGATGCGTCGAGGGTGTCTATGGAGGAAATAAGGGAAGCGATAGAGGACTGCGGGTTCGACGCCAGGATAGTATCCGTGGTGGACTCCGAGCCGCAGGCGAACTGCAAGAGCATTGTGTTCAAGGTGTTCCCGGTCTCTGCAGATGCAGATCCGGCTCAGGACGCAGAGAGGTT
Above is a genomic segment from Torulaspora globosa chromosome 1, complete sequence containing:
- the CKB2 gene encoding casein kinase 2 regulatory subunit CKB2 (ancestral locus Anc_5.635), which produces MANKAGDGATAEAAAAQRNEGQDVDDAMGGVTDSSEYVEMWIDLFLGRKGHEYFCDVDPEYITDRFNLINLQKTVSKFTQVVQYIVDELDEFVLEGMSQSRLEQLESDARKFYGLIHARYIITVKGLSKMLTKYKSADFGRCPRVYCNFQPLLPVGLHDVPGIDCVKLYCASCEDLYIPKSSRHSSIDGAYFGTSFPGMFLQAFPEMVPEHPVKRYVPKIFGFELHRQAQLARWQELQRRKLAARLGALPRGGYRK
- the MSW1 gene encoding tryptophan--tRNA ligase MSW1 (ancestral locus Anc_5.633) produces the protein MLQRRVYVLRRYASTVQRIENKVRSQDVPKDATIFSMIQPTGRFHLGNYLGAARVWRDLCDIKQDGQRLLFGVADLHAITISKPQVEQFRQLRMEAIASILSCGIDPSKASVMHQSSIPQHSQLHWLLSTFANMGYLNRMTQWKAKSNIRDSDSDSASLGKVKLGLFSYPVLQAADILIYKSTHVPVGDDQSQHLELTRHLAEQFNNFYNTTVFPIPTTILAPTKKILSLTCTAKKMSKSDSNQDSVIYLNDEPETIGRKVRKAVTDSTTDRFHYDPVNRPGVSNLINIVSGVLRSPVEDIERDIQRFNNFQDLKSYVTEVIVEELREPRTLFKRYMSEPGYLEKVVGKGTEEAAAIAEKNIKEVMEVMGL
- the HIR2 gene encoding Hir2p (ancestral locus Anc_5.634), which codes for MKLLKYPLGEHNKTVTALASAGSRLVLADERGHVHVWSQQRLAEAAFDGSKIQQLGVDSTFAVRYGPGQVDRSVVFMVGDERELFLGTEHWVARVGSWLQGSDMRWETVFECGSACTITDVKLERSGGVLFVLTSGPNGVNLFDSRSLRLLGRIALDSEVKPITGIVDPVGQIFTVLASDRSVLVYQYSATGAFKQLQRLAQCVKVDPVRYKISMPPQGDVLPVVNAVKGSGGSSSASILLLDRNDNFQVAATLVAPPANECVALKFSPKVYVKCNAKKGTKSNYNLLATSGSTQNSVVVWNTKRVKPLFGAIQLSQSPIVDMVWSEDGLKLFAISGDNVLYTFAFQPDDLGETLAPGEVELLQRNNKSLPPLADPVIADDSATKVSIKTEGENLWPQQKSDVAKSNGKKSGKKKQPAQVMKKTQGTTMEFSGPSYAVPKDLKIRPKNDAAKGMNGVKKQKKDLDPIDFLDTSLILPLVAFSKVRLATPKVRLSFNYKPAQNQSLTLEVKNGSGNEQKPSIVRLVSKEEEGEKVLFQDLIPKFITICTSGNNFWALCTNDGFLYVYSDTGKRILPPLCLGMSCSFLEACASYLLCLTSIGQLYCWDIEKKKLHFPVNTIFPLLNPSLRYSDDILTRAENITICAVTENGVPLVTLSNGDGYMFDKDLETWLLISDGWWAYGSQYWDMTNTNNLQGSICPGEKRDSLWNSGNGHQLASTVREDKKSIINFVERKTNDELNRKGRIKNLQRFARTILMKEGFENMEEIVTLSHLENRLLVTLRLQENSEFSKTLVIYCIRLSELGYTDRLDDVLSWLYNAGDYEKSMLAGKSRKEHLKDVLIACADQRHVQRITSGYASALGLLDNIL
- the CYC2 gene encoding oxidoreductase (ancestral locus Anc_5.632), with product MIIGGAIRRTYATSRLSDPWKSFKGPRWAVAVTTAAAGSAIYFKWRQSEARELSPEYFTPYRISFKEDIDRSHFLLELTPVVEQQQNLWAKLGCEKLWSVEIKQPEVMVVRNYTPLPLQMNKDNKSLEILQDGEHAGGKLLFYIKQYEQGEVARWLHRLPENHIVELRGPFIDYEFPHYKSEIKRDRSFLRSNGSDDEGKEETFIFQPFDIAMFTAGTGVVTALQLLLTENPFRGTIDLFYSCHSYDELGPLGTILRTLERSNRVRLHVIESRNRSSRAENLKIISKSILPPSPYTGQVPYKGKKSSILEPVLSLVCGPEGYVAAIAGPKYEPAQGPVLGLLEKKQWTSDNVYKLS